A single genomic interval of Flavobacterium sp. N2820 harbors:
- a CDS encoding T9SS type A sorting domain-containing protein: MINNYDSVVTCNSSGTTISQEQKDASCKAPKRNKFSFVMGFLALFSFIFAQGQPSSANYTLTSGTSTLNSMTGSTSLFTGVQDDWGSTVLPIGFSFIYMGNYYSHFSVNSNGQLRLHTNSGATAISGTNISAYASSTVTIAPMAGDNETGNGMSYLLSGSAPNRKLIIEWNNFYANWTDPQTSGNMQLVLNEGTGVIDFLYGSILNSSTSSVSKSIFHSSSNTANSSAFITVGVTPTQNTSATSPTTNSFAASVQIANLANTFYTFTPPAPASGPTGLTFSATTASTTTLDWTAASVTTGIARYVVFNSTNGGVTYNFVANVALGTNTYNATGLTPGTTYDWKVVAVSEGVESAATTGMQTTSAATTYYWVGTSSAGTPGAFATLSNWNTAADGSGTTPTTLATTDVYIVDGDGSTTTGGNVFISLAAATTVGQLKIISNTTLSLESATTTTRTVTISGGPGEDFVVENGSTLNLLNATKASAIAFSGSGNVGTIAGVYNASASTSNTINTTGGTGTAVTVTSTGVVNNSIVGSSGCLLGSAATLSFANGSSYTHSSFTTSNAYVPLATWGASSNVFITGGTTSTGLSNNAQTFGNFTYNSATSTATMSAFTSTTTAVIQGNLTILATGVIGGTGIFRATTSGTLTVNGDVFITQGKFQASSTSGTVIANGNTTIAANGILELSTTGIGGFSQRGNLFTNDGVLTGTSGTLSFVNFTGSAAQTLAGSGTVLTNIASLNMQNTAGLTITHTNPIIVARVNLFQGTITNSNKITFGTGAAVNCTTQIGSAGLTTPGGSFDAAPTFNLGTGTYTLIYQQESVSRTTGFEIPGTRTVNNVTVNNTNGITLSGGDLTTVSSLALTNGIVTTGSNTLILGDATTVGTLTGSSETAYVDGALTRSIANANTNSTYVSFPIGKSGVYTPIALAPTTTSIALFKAESFGSNSGTEDPSIVGLSATRRFEALPVSGTFTDINVRLSDVGIVSTNIPVQAPTASGLYSTAFGSTATFVAGPPITITSDFPVTSANYTGYLSYANSNACSGIPNPGNTIASTNAICLGTTVNLSLQNIPAGTGITYQWKSSTDGTNYAVITGATSATLSVTPTEATFYVCDVTCSAGPSTGTSTAVQITFSNSVIATTPGTRCGTGTVDLSAVPSAGATVKWYAAATGGTALASGASFTTPSISTTTTYYAGAETSTSGSVIIGSANTLTGATTQPSAFVNRWPSYRIQTLYTADELNAAGLGSGDITSMSYFTTTLGDAATNSNFVVKIGTTSQTTMTTAWLPTSSYTTVYGPVTHTHTASGEQPINFTTPFNWDGVSNIVVEVMYNGADITNNAITYYTTTTNNMVVHSNTSGSAAASGTITTARLNLKLSGQVACQSARTAVQASVTAPPVLTLSATTTTICESDSTSAVTVTSTVGDYNTYNWSPSIGVTGDENTGWIFNPSVSTNYTLTATQTSGSLCSTTTTFSVIVNPRPTAMTITPSPANVCVDAIQTLVVNGGTVGGLTDSQVGTATTLTAATSQPTAFCNRFKHYWVQMVYTAAELTAAGVQPGNITALRFTTGAQGSANNVTDFKVRLGNTTNNVLTGFTSSGLTQVFSVATYPTVVGVNTIIFDTPYVWDGVSNIIVDMRQTGVDSINNSTTQYTATTGNTVVSAITSTTNAGGSDGFAGTLPSATTSVNRLNTTFVWDSSIPTTIEWSPIANLYTDAAATVAYVAGNNASTVYVKSPTVATTTYTVTASVPSTGCETTATVDVIVNPNTSNSTIATACDTYTWAVNGTTYTSSGIYTNVVGCHTETLDLTITPSSSLPTEVVSVCDTYTWAVNGTTYTTSGVYTSVTNCVTSTLDLTITPSSTLPTEVVSVCDTYTWAANGTTYTASGVYTSVTNCVTSTLDLTITPSSTLPTEVVSVCDTFTWAVNGTTYTASGVYTSVTNCVTSTLDLTITPSSTLPTEVVSVCDTYTWAANGTTYTASGVYTSVTNCVTSTLDLTITPSSTLPTEVVSVCDTYTWAANGTTYTASGVYTSVTNCVTSTLDLTITPSSTLPTEVVSVCDTYTWAVNGTTYTASGVYTSVTNCVTSTLDLTINVSPSDATTQTGDTLTATETGATYQWVTCDGGGVFTPIGGAMSQSYLVTAIGSYAVEVTKNGCTVTSACVDVTSLSGNSFDLTNLTYYPNPVVNTFTIKYNKEIESINVFDLSGRLIRQLNPKQLEAQIDMSEFAAAMYIVKVTADGKQTEIKIMKK, encoded by the coding sequence ATGATAAACAATTACGATTCTGTTGTTACTTGTAATTCGTCAGGAACAACAATTTCTCAAGAGCAAAAAGATGCATCTTGCAAAGCTCCAAAACGAAACAAGTTTTCGTTTGTAATGGGGTTTCTTGCATTGTTTTCTTTTATTTTTGCTCAAGGACAACCTTCTTCTGCTAACTATACCTTAACTTCAGGTACAAGTACACTCAATAGCATGACAGGTTCAACATCTTTATTCACAGGCGTGCAAGATGATTGGGGTAGTACAGTTTTACCTATTGGTTTTAGCTTTATCTATATGGGTAATTATTATTCTCATTTTAGTGTAAATAGTAATGGTCAATTAAGATTGCATACAAATTCTGGTGCTACTGCAATTAGTGGAACAAATATTTCTGCTTATGCTTCATCTACTGTGACCATTGCTCCTATGGCAGGCGACAATGAAACAGGTAATGGAATGTCTTACCTTCTTTCTGGTTCAGCTCCTAATAGAAAATTAATCATTGAATGGAATAATTTTTATGCCAATTGGACAGATCCTCAGACATCAGGTAATATGCAATTGGTTTTGAATGAAGGTACTGGAGTAATTGATTTTTTATATGGAAGTATATTAAACTCATCAACTTCAAGTGTTTCAAAATCTATTTTTCATAGTTCAAGTAATACTGCAAATTCTTCAGCTTTTATTACTGTTGGTGTAACACCAACACAAAATACTTCAGCAACTTCACCTACTACGAACTCATTTGCTGCGAGTGTTCAAATTGCTAATTTAGCAAATACATTTTATACATTTACCCCTCCAGCTCCTGCTTCAGGACCTACAGGGTTAACTTTTTCAGCAACTACAGCATCGACAACAACGTTAGATTGGACAGCAGCATCTGTAACAACAGGAATAGCAAGATATGTTGTTTTTAACTCTACAAATGGAGGAGTAACTTATAATTTTGTTGCTAATGTAGCATTGGGTACAAACACATATAATGCAACTGGTTTAACTCCAGGTACAACTTATGATTGGAAAGTAGTGGCGGTTAGTGAAGGTGTTGAAAGTGCTGCAACAACTGGAATGCAAACAACTTCAGCAGCAACAACTTATTATTGGGTAGGAACATCAAGCGCTGGAACTCCTGGTGCCTTTGCAACTTTATCGAATTGGAATACTGCTGCAGATGGTTCAGGTACTACTCCAACTACTTTAGCAACTACAGATGTTTATATTGTTGATGGAGATGGTTCTACTACGACAGGTGGTAATGTTTTTATAAGTTTAGCAGCGGCAACAACAGTTGGTCAATTAAAAATTATAAGTAATACAACTTTATCTTTAGAATCTGCAACTACAACAACTAGAACTGTAACAATTTCTGGTGGACCTGGTGAAGATTTCGTCGTAGAAAACGGAAGTACACTAAATTTATTAAATGCTACAAAAGCTTCAGCCATTGCTTTTTCAGGTTCTGGAAATGTTGGAACTATTGCAGGTGTTTACAATGCAAGTGCATCAACTTCAAATACAATAAATACAACTGGAGGAACAGGAACAGCAGTAACTGTTACATCTACAGGTGTAGTAAACAATTCTATTGTTGGAAGTTCAGGATGTTTATTAGGTTCTGCAGCTACATTATCTTTCGCAAATGGAAGTAGTTATACACATTCTAGCTTTACAACTTCTAACGCATATGTGCCATTAGCTACATGGGGTGCGTCATCAAATGTTTTTATTACTGGTGGGACAACTTCCACTGGTTTATCAAATAATGCTCAAACTTTTGGTAATTTTACTTATAATAGTGCTACAAGTACCGCTACTATGAGCGCTTTTACTTCAACTACAACAGCTGTTATTCAAGGAAATCTTACAATTTTAGCAACGGGTGTTATCGGTGGAACAGGTATTTTTAGAGCAACAACTTCTGGAACATTAACCGTTAACGGGGATGTTTTTATAACACAAGGTAAATTCCAAGCCTCAAGTACTTCAGGAACAGTAATTGCTAATGGAAATACAACAATTGCTGCTAACGGTATTTTAGAATTATCAACTACGGGTATTGGAGGTTTTTCTCAAAGAGGGAATTTATTTACTAATGACGGTGTATTAACAGGAACTTCTGGTACATTAAGTTTTGTAAACTTTACTGGTAGTGCAGCACAAACATTAGCTGGTTCAGGTACAGTATTAACTAATATTGCCTCTTTGAATATGCAAAATACGGCTGGTTTAACAATTACGCACACCAATCCTATTATTGTAGCAAGAGTAAACTTATTTCAAGGGACAATAACAAATAGTAATAAAATTACTTTTGGAACTGGTGCAGCAGTAAATTGTACTACACAAATTGGTTCTGCAGGATTAACTACTCCAGGTGGTAGCTTTGACGCAGCTCCAACATTCAATTTAGGTACAGGAACTTACACACTTATTTATCAACAAGAAAGTGTATCGAGAACGACAGGTTTTGAAATACCAGGTACAAGAACGGTAAACAATGTAACAGTAAATAATACAAATGGTATTACGTTATCTGGAGGTGATTTAACTACTGTTTCTTCATTAGCTTTAACTAATGGAATTGTTACTACAGGTTCTAATACATTAATATTAGGGGATGCAACAACGGTTGGAACTTTAACAGGTAGTAGTGAAACTGCATATGTGGATGGCGCTTTAACAAGATCTATCGCAAATGCTAATACAAATTCAACTTATGTATCATTTCCAATTGGAAAGTCTGGTGTATATACACCAATAGCTTTAGCTCCAACTACTACTTCAATAGCTTTATTTAAAGCAGAATCATTTGGAAGTAATTCAGGTACTGAAGATCCATCTATTGTTGGATTAAGTGCAACAAGAAGATTTGAGGCATTACCCGTTTCTGGTACATTTACAGATATTAATGTTAGACTATCTGATGTAGGTATAGTATCTACAAACATACCAGTTCAGGCACCTACAGCTAGTGGGTTATATTCAACTGCTTTCGGAAGTACTGCTACATTTGTTGCAGGTCCTCCAATTACAATTACATCAGATTTTCCTGTAACTAGTGCTAACTATACAGGGTATTTATCATATGCTAACTCAAACGCATGTAGTGGAATTCCTAACCCAGGAAATACAATTGCTTCTACAAATGCAATTTGTTTGGGAACAACAGTTAATTTAAGTTTACAAAATATTCCAGCCGGTACGGGTATAACATACCAATGGAAATCGTCTACCGATGGAACAAATTATGCGGTAATCACTGGAGCAACAAGTGCTACATTAAGTGTGACACCAACAGAAGCAACATTTTATGTTTGTGATGTAACTTGTTCAGCAGGTCCATCTACAGGAACTTCAACTGCGGTTCAAATTACATTCTCTAATAGTGTTATAGCGACTACACCTGGAACACGTTGTGGAACAGGAACAGTTGACTTAAGTGCTGTTCCAAGTGCAGGAGCAACAGTAAAATGGTATGCTGCAGCCACAGGTGGAACTGCTTTAGCATCTGGAGCATCATTTACAACTCCTTCTATTTCAACAACTACAACATATTATGCAGGAGCTGAAACTTCAACTTCAGGAAGTGTAATTATCGGGTCGGCTAATACATTGACTGGAGCTACAACTCAACCTTCGGCTTTTGTTAATAGATGGCCTTCTTACAGAATACAAACATTGTATACAGCAGACGAATTAAATGCTGCTGGCTTGGGTTCAGGAGATATTACTTCAATGTCTTATTTTACAACTACATTAGGAGATGCGGCAACAAATTCTAATTTTGTTGTTAAGATTGGTACTACTTCTCAAACTACTATGACCACGGCATGGCTTCCTACATCTAGTTATACAACTGTTTACGGTCCAGTGACTCATACTCACACAGCATCCGGAGAGCAGCCTATAAACTTTACCACCCCTTTTAATTGGGATGGAGTCTCTAATATAGTTGTTGAAGTAATGTATAATGGAGCAGATATTACCAATAATGCTATTACCTATTATACAACTACAACGAACAATATGGTTGTGCATTCTAATACTAGTGGTTCTGCAGCTGCATCAGGTACTATTACAACTGCTCGTTTGAATTTAAAACTTAGTGGACAAGTAGCTTGTCAATCTGCTAGAACTGCAGTGCAGGCTTCGGTTACTGCTCCTCCAGTATTAACATTAAGCGCAACAACAACTACCATCTGTGAATCAGATAGTACGTCTGCGGTTACGGTTACTTCAACAGTTGGAGATTATAATACGTATAATTGGTCACCATCAATAGGAGTTACAGGAGATGAAAATACAGGATGGATATTTAATCCTTCTGTTTCAACAAATTATACACTAACAGCTACTCAAACAAGTGGAAGTTTGTGTTCAACAACTACTACTTTTTCAGTAATAGTAAATCCTAGACCTACTGCTATGACAATAACGCCTTCACCAGCTAATGTTTGTGTAGATGCAATTCAAACACTAGTTGTAAATGGTGGAACTGTAGGAGGGCTTACTGATAGCCAAGTTGGAACTGCAACAACTTTAACAGCTGCAACAAGTCAACCAACAGCTTTTTGTAATCGATTTAAACACTATTGGGTGCAAATGGTATATACTGCAGCTGAATTAACTGCGGCTGGTGTTCAACCGGGAAATATTACTGCTTTACGTTTTACAACTGGTGCACAAGGGTCAGCAAATAATGTTACTGATTTTAAAGTGAGATTAGGAAATACAACTAATAATGTATTAACTGGCTTTACTTCATCTGGTTTAACGCAAGTATTTAGTGTAGCTACATATCCTACCGTGGTGGGTGTTAATACAATTATTTTTGATACTCCTTATGTTTGGGATGGTGTTTCTAATATTATTGTCGATATGAGACAAACAGGTGTAGATTCAATTAACAATTCTACTACTCAATATACTGCTACAACTGGCAATACAGTTGTTTCCGCAATTACATCAACTACAAATGCAGGTGGTTCAGATGGATTTGCTGGAACTTTACCTTCTGCAACAACAAGTGTTAATCGCTTAAACACAACTTTTGTTTGGGATTCATCTATTCCTACAACAATTGAATGGTCTCCAATAGCAAATTTATATACAGATGCGGCTGCAACTGTAGCATACGTGGCTGGGAATAATGCTTCGACTGTTTATGTAAAATCTCCAACTGTCGCTACTACAACTTATACAGTTACTGCTTCGGTTCCATCTACTGGATGTGAAACTACAGCAACAGTAGATGTTATTGTAAACCCAAATACATCAAATAGTACTATAGCAACAGCATGTGATACTTATACTTGGGCAGTAAATGGAACTACATATACGTCAAGTGGAATATATACAAATGTAGTTGGATGTCACACAGAAACATTAGATTTAACAATCACGCCGAGTTCATCATTACCAACAGAAGTTGTTTCTGTATGTGATACTTATACTTGGGCAGTAAATGGAACTACTTATACAACATCTGGAGTTTATACTTCGGTTACAAACTGTGTAACAAGTACATTGGATTTAACAATTACACCAAGTTCAACATTACCAACAGAAGTTGTTTCTGTATGTGATACTTATACTTGGGCAGCAAATGGAACTACTTACACTGCATCAGGAGTTTATACTTCGGTTACAAACTGTGTAACAAGTACATTGGATTTAACAATCACACCAAGTTCAACATTACCAACAGAAGTTGTTTCTGTATGTGATACTTTTACTTGGGCAGTAAATGGAACTACTTACACTGCATCAGGAGTTTATACTTCGGTTACAAACTGTGTAACAAGTACATTGGATTTAACAATTACACCAAGTTCAACATTACCAACAGAAGTTGTTTCTGTATGTGATACTTATACTTGGGCAGCAAATGGAACTACTTACACTGCATCAGGAGTTTATACTTCGGTTACAAACTGTGTAACAAGTACATTAGATTTAACAATCACACCAAGTTCAACATTACCAACAGAAGTTGTTTCTGTATGTGATACTTATACTTGGGCAGCAAATGGAACTACTTACACTGCATCAGGAGTTTATACTTCGGTTACAAACTGTGTAACAAGTACATTAGATTTAACAATCACACCAAGTTCAACATTACCAACAGAAGTTGTTTCTGTATGTGATACTTATACTTGGGCAGTAAATGGAACTACTTACACTGCATCAGGAGTTTATACTTCGGTTACAAACTGTGTAACAAGCACATTAGATTTAACAATAAACGTTTCGCCAAGTGATGCTACTACTCAAACAGGTGATACATTGACAGCTACAGAAACAGGAGCAACATACCAATGGGTAACTTGTGATGGTGGAGGAGTCTTTACTCCAATTGGAGGTGCAATGTCTCAATCTTATTTAGTAACTGCTATTGGAAGTTATGCTGTTGAAGTTACTAAGAATGGATGTACTGTAACAAGTGCATGTGTTGACGTTACTTCTTTAAGTGGCAACTCGTTTGATTTAACTAATTTAACGTACTATCCTAACCCTGTTGTTAATACATTTACAATTAAGTACAATAAAGAAATTGAATCGATCAATGTTTTCGACTTAAGCGGAAGATTGATTAGACAATTAAATCCTAAGCAATTAGAAGCTCAGATTGATATGTCTGAATTTGCAGCTGCTATGTATATTGTAAAAGTTACTGCAGATGGAAAACAAACAGAAATTAAAATAATGAAAAAATAA
- a CDS encoding zinc ribbon domain-containing protein translates to MATIKEINVEDKLRALYALQLVDSKIDEIRNVRGELPLEVDDLEDEVAGLSTRLDKLKSDLETIDDQIKEKKNAIDGHKESIKKYLEQQKNVRNNREFNSLTKEVEFQELEIQLAEKHIKEMKASIEHRKEVIAQTKERLDGKQTHLKHKKAELSDIMAETEKEENFLTAKSAELRGQIEERLIAAYDRIRTSVRNGLAVVSIERGASAGSFFTIPPQTQMEIAARKKIITDEHSGRILVDGLLADEEKEKMEKLFATI, encoded by the coding sequence ATGGCAACCATCAAAGAGATAAACGTAGAAGATAAGTTAAGAGCCCTTTATGCTTTACAATTAGTTGATTCTAAAATTGACGAAATCAGAAATGTGAGAGGTGAATTACCTCTTGAAGTAGATGATTTAGAAGATGAAGTAGCAGGACTTTCTACTCGTTTAGACAAATTAAAAAGTGATTTAGAAACAATTGATGACCAAATCAAAGAAAAGAAAAACGCAATCGACGGACACAAAGAATCGATTAAAAAATACTTAGAGCAACAAAAAAATGTTCGTAACAATAGAGAATTTAACTCTTTAACTAAAGAAGTGGAATTTCAGGAATTGGAAATTCAATTGGCTGAAAAACACATTAAAGAAATGAAAGCTTCTATTGAGCACAGAAAAGAAGTTATTGCTCAAACTAAAGAAAGATTAGACGGTAAACAAACGCATTTGAAACATAAGAAAGCTGAATTAAGCGACATTATGGCTGAAACGGAAAAAGAAGAAAACTTTTTAACTGCAAAATCAGCAGAATTAAGAGGTCAAATCGAAGAGCGTTTAATTGCTGCTTACGACAGAATTAGAACAAGTGTTAGAAACGGTTTAGCGGTAGTTTCTATTGAGCGTGGCGCATCTGCTGGTTCTTTCTTTACTATTCCACCACAAACACAAATGGAAATTGCTGCACGTAAAAAAATTATTACAGATGAGCACAGTGGAAGAATTTTAGTAGACGGTTTATTAGCCGACGAAGAAAAAGAAAAAATGGAAAAATTATTTGCAACGATCTAA
- a CDS encoding DUF3467 domain-containing protein produces MENNNPQGQINIELDEKTAEGTYSNLAIINHSNSEFVVDFVAIMPGVPKAKVKSRIVLTPQHAKRLLKALGENIHRFESAHGKIEEGEQPAIPLNFGPTGQA; encoded by the coding sequence ATGGAAAATAACAACCCACAAGGGCAAATCAACATCGAATTAGATGAAAAAACTGCCGAAGGAACCTACTCAAACTTAGCGATTATCAATCATTCAAATTCTGAGTTTGTTGTTGATTTTGTAGCGATTATGCCAGGTGTGCCAAAGGCAAAAGTAAAATCAAGAATTGTATTAACACCACAACATGCTAAACGTTTATTAAAAGCATTAGGTGAAAATATACACCGTTTCGAAAGTGCACACGGAAAAATTGAAGAAGGCGAACAGCCAGCCATTCCATTAAATTTTGGACCAACAGGACAAGCATAA
- a CDS encoding GNAT family N-acetyltransferase: MNIVPLQKEQLSIVAELAYEIWPTAYGEILSPEQLQYMLAQFYSLEALETQFQNGQHFLLLKDAERAVGFLSYELNCYHSQKLKIHKIYVLPTEQGKGLGKLLIDKAIEIAIAQNQKAIFLNVNKYNKARFFYEKLGFTIVKDEVIEIGNGYVMDDYVMESAV, encoded by the coding sequence ATGAATATTGTACCACTACAAAAAGAACAACTAAGTATTGTAGCTGAATTAGCTTACGAAATTTGGCCTACTGCTTATGGAGAAATCCTTTCGCCGGAGCAGTTGCAGTATATGTTAGCGCAGTTTTATAGCCTTGAAGCACTTGAAACACAATTCCAAAATGGGCAACATTTTTTACTCCTAAAAGATGCTGAAAGAGCCGTTGGTTTTTTGTCCTACGAATTAAATTGTTACCATTCTCAAAAACTTAAAATTCACAAAATTTATGTGTTGCCTACCGAACAAGGTAAAGGTTTGGGCAAATTATTAATAGACAAAGCCATTGAAATTGCCATTGCACAAAACCAAAAAGCCATTTTTTTAAACGTAAACAAATACAACAAAGCCCGTTTTTTCTACGAAAAGTTAGGTTTTACTATTGTAAAAGACGAAGTAATCGAAATAGGGAATGGTTATGTAATGGATGATTATGTGATGGAATCAGCTGTTTAA
- the rluF gene encoding 23S rRNA pseudouridine(2604) synthase RluF — MEENATRINKFLSETGFCSRREADRLIEQGRVTINGKVPEMGTKVTPSDEVRVNGKLIQERNEKPIYLAFNKPAGIECTTNLDVRDNIIDFINYPERIFPIGRLDKASEGLIFMTNDGDIVNKILRARNNHEKEYIVTVNHPITDRFIERMANGIPILETITKKCKVEQISKFVFRIILTQGLNRQIRRMCEYLDYEVTALKRTRIINISLDVAEGKYRNLTDAEVAELNKLIEPSSKTEEASLPSNKGKFTGKRNYGERNR, encoded by the coding sequence ATGGAAGAAAATGCAACCCGAATTAATAAATTTTTATCAGAAACTGGTTTTTGTTCACGCAGAGAAGCCGATCGTTTGATTGAACAAGGAAGAGTTACTATTAACGGAAAAGTTCCGGAAATGGGCACAAAAGTGACGCCAAGTGACGAAGTGCGAGTGAACGGAAAATTGATTCAGGAACGCAATGAAAAACCAATTTATTTAGCCTTCAACAAGCCTGCAGGGATTGAATGTACGACCAACTTAGACGTAAGAGACAATATTATTGATTTCATCAACTATCCTGAGCGTATTTTTCCGATTGGACGTTTAGATAAAGCCAGTGAAGGTTTGATTTTTATGACCAATGATGGCGATATTGTAAACAAAATTCTTCGTGCGAGAAACAACCACGAAAAAGAATATATCGTAACCGTAAACCATCCAATTACCGATCGATTTATTGAACGAATGGCAAACGGAATTCCGATTTTGGAAACGATCACCAAGAAATGTAAAGTAGAACAAATTAGCAAATTTGTGTTCCGAATTATTTTAACGCAAGGTTTGAATAGACAAATTCGTAGAATGTGTGAATATTTGGATTATGAAGTAACGGCTTTGAAACGTACCCGAATTATCAACATTTCCTTAGATGTTGCCGAAGGCAAATATCGCAACTTAACTGATGCCGAAGTTGCCGAATTAAACAAATTGATTGAACCTTCTAGCAAAACTGAAGAAGCAAGTTTACCAAGCAATAAAGGGAAATTTACGGGTAAGAGAAATTATGGGGAAAGGAATAGGTAG
- a CDS encoding Nif3-like dinuclear metal center hexameric protein translates to MQLSNILSVLEEMAPLGYAEDFDNVGLLVGNPNQEISGILVCHDALESVIDEAIAKKCNLVVCFHPILFSGIKKITGKNYVERAILKAIKNDIAIYAVHTALDNHQNGVNKIFCDVLGLKHSKVLIPKENYIQKLVTYTIPENVEKLRNALFDAGAGKIGNYEDCSFNSQGIGTYMGNEHSNPEFGERFEFVETPEIKIEVTFENHLQGKILKALFKNHVYEEVAYEIYQLENKHQNIGLGRVGEFENPLSETEFLQLVKEKLQCEGIRHSAFTGKSIKKVAVLGGSGSFAIKNAITSGADAYLTADLKYHQFYEAENQLLLADIGHFESERYTKNYIVDFLKEKITNFAPNSLQCGIILSEENTNPVKYF, encoded by the coding sequence ATGCAACTTTCCAATATACTTTCTGTTCTTGAAGAAATGGCACCCTTAGGTTATGCCGAAGATTTTGACAATGTTGGGCTTTTAGTTGGAAATCCAAATCAGGAAATTTCAGGCATTTTAGTTTGCCATGATGCTTTGGAATCGGTGATTGATGAAGCGATTGCTAAAAAATGTAATTTGGTGGTTTGCTTCCACCCTATTTTGTTTTCTGGAATAAAGAAAATTACTGGAAAAAATTATGTGGAACGTGCGATTTTGAAAGCGATTAAAAACGATATTGCTATTTATGCTGTTCATACCGCATTGGACAATCATCAAAATGGTGTAAACAAAATTTTCTGTGATGTTTTAGGTTTGAAACATTCCAAAGTTTTGATTCCGAAAGAAAATTATATTCAAAAATTAGTTACATATACTATTCCTGAAAATGTTGAAAAATTGCGAAATGCCTTGTTTGACGCTGGTGCAGGAAAAATTGGCAATTATGAAGATTGCAGTTTTAATTCACAAGGAATTGGAACTTACATGGGAAATGAACATTCAAATCCTGAATTTGGTGAGCGATTTGAATTTGTAGAAACACCAGAAATTAAAATCGAAGTTACTTTTGAAAACCATTTGCAAGGTAAAATTTTGAAGGCTTTATTCAAAAATCATGTGTATGAAGAAGTGGCGTACGAAATCTATCAATTAGAAAACAAACATCAAAATATTGGTTTAGGAAGAGTTGGTGAATTTGAAAATCCGCTATCAGAAACCGAATTTTTACAATTAGTAAAAGAAAAACTACAATGTGAAGGCATCAGACATTCTGCTTTTACAGGAAAATCAATAAAAAAAGTAGCCGTTTTAGGCGGAAGCGGAAGTTTTGCTATTAAAAACGCAATAACCTCAGGAGCAGATGCTTATCTTACAGCAGACCTAAAATATCATCAATTCTACGAAGCTGAAAATCAGTTACTTTTGGCAGATATTGGTCATTTTGAAAGCGAAAGGTATACAAAAAATTATATAGTTGATTTTCTTAAAGAAAAAATCACTAATTTTGCACCCAATTCGCTGCAATGCGGAATTATTTTATCAGAAGAAAATACAAATCCAGTTAAGTACTTTTAA